One window of Mediterraneibacter gnavus ATCC 29149 genomic DNA carries:
- a CDS encoding sensor histidine kinase, which translates to MEVGVWCGAGILVLYNIVLQIKVYLLRKSAKEIRKDFQKLLKTNTNTIIRISSRDREMCALASAINLQLETFYEKRRCYEQGNLELKEAVTNISHDLRTPLTAIYGYLNLLKKEECPEHIKRYLDAIENRAQALKQLTEELFRYTIVISEAEEMTLQVLPLNGILESSISAYYSVLKQNHIVPEISIPDQQITGRVNENALSRVLGNILSNAVKYSDGDLKIVLSEDGDIRISNHASGLSEVQAERLFDRFYTVNTARKSTGLGLSIAKALMEKMGGTITADYRENVLEICVSVQKL; encoded by the coding sequence ATCAAGGTGTATCTGTTGCGAAAATCAGCAAAAGAAATCCGGAAAGATTTTCAGAAATTATTGAAGACCAATACAAACACCATAATCCGGATTTCCAGCCGTGACAGGGAGATGTGTGCGCTGGCTTCTGCAATCAATCTGCAGTTGGAAACATTTTATGAGAAAAGACGATGCTATGAACAGGGAAACCTGGAACTAAAAGAAGCGGTTACCAATATCTCTCATGATCTGCGGACGCCATTGACTGCGATTTATGGTTATTTGAACCTGCTCAAAAAAGAAGAATGTCCGGAGCATATAAAGCGTTATCTGGATGCGATTGAAAACCGGGCACAGGCACTCAAACAATTGACGGAAGAATTGTTTCGTTATACAATTGTGATATCAGAAGCGGAAGAGATGACGCTTCAAGTCTTACCGTTAAATGGGATTTTGGAAAGCAGCATATCCGCGTATTACTCCGTTTTAAAGCAGAATCATATTGTTCCGGAGATTTCGATTCCGGATCAACAGATCACGGGGAGAGTAAATGAAAATGCTCTGTCCCGTGTTCTTGGCAATATTCTCAGTAATGCGGTGAAGTACAGTGACGGCGATCTGAAAATTGTATTGTCGGAAGACGGTGATATCCGGATTTCCAACCATGCATCAGGTTTGTCAGAAGTACAGGCAGAACGATTATTTGATCGTTTTTATACCGTGAATACGGCCAGAAAATCAACAGGCCTTGGATTATCTATTGCAAAGGCACTGATGGAGAAAATGGGCGGAACCATCACAGCGGATTACAGAGAGAACGTACTGGAGATCTGCGTGAGTGTGCAGAAGTTATAA